In the genome of Myxococcus stipitatus, one region contains:
- the guaA gene encoding glutamine-hydrolyzing GMP synthase, producing the protein MDLHAEKILILDFGSQYTQLIARRVRELGVYCEIHRPDLPAADIRRFAPRGIILSGGPASVEAEGSPRCDPFVFDAGVPVLGICYGLQLISKLLGGRIDRGAHREFGNAEVEVLAARGPFSEFRPGDRVQVWMSHGDRVEELPPGFEAIGRSGNSPFAAAAHQSKPFYGFQFHPEVVHTPQGKAMLRAFLFNDCKVTGSWTMKGFIDEAVATIRRQVGEQGRVICALSGGVDSSVAALLLHRAIGPRLQCIFVDNGVLRQGERAQVEALFVDRFHVPLKTVDARARFLEKLAGVTDPEKKRKIIGREFIAVFEEASRDIQDAEFLAQGTLYPDVIESVSYKGPSVTIKSHHNVGGLPEQMKLKLVEPLRELFKDEVRALGRELGLPEEMVSRQPFPGPGLAIRVLGEVTEARLDLVRRADAIVQEEIRAAGLYKELWQAFAVLLPVQSVGVMGDERTYESTCVLRAVTSVDGMTADWARLPYPVLERISTRITNEVRGINRVAYDVSSKPPATIEWE; encoded by the coding sequence GTGGACCTGCACGCCGAGAAGATTCTGATCCTCGATTTCGGGAGTCAGTACACCCAGCTCATCGCCCGTCGCGTGCGCGAACTGGGCGTTTACTGCGAAATCCACCGCCCGGACCTCCCGGCGGCGGACATCCGACGCTTCGCCCCTCGGGGCATCATTCTTTCAGGAGGCCCGGCATCCGTGGAGGCCGAGGGCTCTCCGCGCTGTGACCCGTTCGTCTTCGACGCGGGCGTTCCCGTGCTGGGCATCTGCTACGGCCTCCAGCTCATCTCCAAGCTGCTGGGTGGCCGCATCGACCGCGGCGCTCACCGGGAGTTCGGCAACGCGGAGGTGGAGGTGCTCGCCGCGCGCGGCCCCTTCTCCGAGTTCCGTCCGGGAGACCGCGTCCAGGTGTGGATGAGCCATGGAGACCGGGTGGAGGAGCTCCCGCCGGGCTTCGAGGCCATTGGCCGCAGCGGCAACTCGCCCTTCGCGGCGGCCGCGCACCAGTCGAAGCCGTTCTACGGCTTCCAGTTCCACCCCGAGGTGGTGCACACGCCCCAGGGCAAGGCCATGCTGCGCGCCTTCCTCTTCAACGACTGCAAGGTGACCGGGTCGTGGACGATGAAGGGCTTCATCGACGAAGCGGTGGCCACCATCCGCCGCCAGGTGGGTGAGCAGGGCCGGGTCATCTGCGCCCTGTCCGGCGGCGTGGACAGCTCCGTGGCCGCGCTGTTGCTCCACCGCGCCATCGGTCCTCGGCTCCAGTGCATCTTCGTGGACAACGGCGTGCTGCGGCAGGGCGAGCGCGCGCAGGTGGAGGCGCTCTTCGTGGACCGCTTCCACGTCCCGCTGAAGACGGTGGATGCGCGGGCCCGCTTCCTGGAGAAGCTGGCCGGAGTCACCGACCCGGAGAAGAAGCGGAAGATCATCGGCCGCGAGTTCATCGCCGTGTTCGAGGAGGCCTCGCGCGACATCCAGGACGCGGAGTTCCTGGCCCAGGGCACGCTGTACCCGGACGTCATCGAGTCCGTCTCGTACAAGGGCCCGTCCGTCACCATCAAGAGCCACCACAACGTGGGCGGCCTGCCCGAGCAGATGAAGCTCAAGCTGGTGGAGCCCCTGCGCGAGCTGTTCAAGGACGAGGTCCGCGCCCTGGGCCGAGAGCTCGGCCTGCCCGAGGAGATGGTGTCCCGGCAGCCCTTCCCGGGCCCCGGTCTGGCCATCCGCGTGCTGGGCGAAGTCACCGAGGCGCGGCTGGACCTGGTGCGGCGCGCCGACGCCATCGTCCAGGAGGAGATTCGCGCCGCGGGGCTCTACAAGGAGCTGTGGCAGGCGTTCGCGGTGCTCCTGCCCGTGCAGAGCGTGGGCGTCATGGGCGATGAGCGAACCTACGAGTCCACCTGCGTGCTTCGCGCCGTCACCAGCGTGGACGGCATGACGGCGGACTGGGCGCGGCTGCCGTACCCCGTGCTGGAGCGCATCTCCACGCGCATCACCAACGAGGTGCGCGGCATCAACCGCGTCGCCTACGACGTGTCATCCAAGCCTCCCGCCACCATCGAGTGGGAGTGA
- a CDS encoding S46 family peptidase → MKRLFLIATLVGAAPALADEGMWTYNNFPSAKVKEKYGFDPSQDWLDKVRLSSARMAGGCSASFVSPNGLVMTNHHCARGCIEQLSGAKKDYIANGFYAKTAAEETQCPAMELNQLVQITDVTGTLNKATQGLTGKAYSDALKAKMSELEQTCSAGDAKVRCDVVTLYQGGQYNLYKYRRFQDVRLVMAPEHAIAFFGGDPDNFEFPRYDLDVTFLRVYEDGKPATTDHYFKWSEKSVKEGDLTFISGHPGRTSRKLTIAELEYQRDVAMPKQLFMMSELRGMVTEFQKRGPEQKRISNNLLFGIENGLKAVKGRLEALQDKTFFAQKVAAEQELRKKVESNPEMKKKYGAAWDEIAKAEAQFVNVRKDLAYMEGGSGLSSSLFSIAKTLVRASEELPKENGLRLREFNQAGLPALQANLFSQAPIYPELEILRLSFGLTKMREELGSNHPFVKKVLGKESPDKMAARLVKGSKLCVLKDVKGSKVCDVSVRKSLFDGGKAAIAASKDPMIQLAILVDGDARAIRKHVEENIDAVIKKNSELVAQAKFDTYGTNQYPDATFTLRLSYGSVKGYMEDGKQVAPITQMAGAFEHATGEDPFALPPSWLKSEKHIDGTTAMNMVTTNDIIGGNSGSPVINKDAEIVGLVFDGNIQSLGGEYGFDESSNRAVSVHSDAIIESLKKIYGATRVLEELRPGSTKVPPAKANPAG, encoded by the coding sequence ATGAAACGGTTGTTCCTGATTGCCACCCTCGTTGGCGCGGCACCCGCGCTCGCCGACGAAGGCATGTGGACGTACAACAACTTCCCGTCCGCGAAGGTGAAGGAGAAATACGGCTTCGACCCGTCGCAGGACTGGCTCGACAAGGTGCGGCTGTCCTCGGCGCGGATGGCGGGCGGCTGTTCGGCCAGCTTCGTGTCCCCCAACGGCCTGGTGATGACGAATCACCACTGTGCCCGTGGCTGCATCGAGCAGCTCTCCGGGGCCAAGAAGGACTACATCGCCAACGGCTTCTACGCGAAGACCGCCGCCGAGGAGACGCAGTGCCCGGCGATGGAGCTCAACCAGCTGGTGCAGATCACCGACGTCACCGGGACGCTGAACAAGGCGACCCAGGGGCTGACCGGCAAGGCGTACAGCGACGCGCTCAAGGCGAAGATGTCGGAGCTCGAGCAGACCTGCTCGGCTGGCGACGCCAAGGTTCGCTGTGACGTGGTCACCCTGTACCAGGGCGGCCAGTACAACCTCTACAAGTACCGCCGCTTCCAGGACGTCCGCCTGGTGATGGCGCCCGAGCACGCCATCGCGTTCTTCGGCGGCGACCCGGACAACTTCGAGTTCCCCCGGTACGACCTGGACGTGACGTTCCTGCGCGTCTACGAGGACGGCAAGCCGGCGACGACGGACCACTACTTCAAGTGGTCCGAGAAGAGCGTGAAGGAAGGCGACCTCACCTTCATCTCCGGCCACCCCGGCCGCACCTCGCGCAAGCTGACCATCGCGGAGCTGGAGTACCAGCGTGACGTGGCGATGCCCAAGCAGCTCTTCATGATGTCCGAGCTGCGCGGCATGGTGACCGAGTTCCAGAAGCGCGGTCCCGAGCAGAAGCGCATCTCGAACAACCTGCTCTTCGGCATCGAGAACGGCCTGAAGGCCGTCAAGGGCCGGCTCGAGGCGCTCCAGGACAAGACGTTCTTCGCCCAGAAGGTCGCGGCCGAGCAGGAGCTGCGCAAGAAGGTCGAGTCCAACCCGGAGATGAAGAAGAAGTACGGCGCGGCGTGGGATGAGATCGCCAAGGCCGAGGCCCAGTTCGTCAACGTCCGCAAGGACCTGGCCTACATGGAGGGCGGCAGCGGCCTGTCCTCCAGCCTGTTCAGCATCGCCAAGACGCTGGTCCGCGCCTCCGAGGAGCTCCCCAAGGAGAACGGTCTGCGCCTGCGTGAGTTCAACCAGGCGGGTCTTCCCGCGCTCCAGGCCAACCTGTTCAGCCAGGCGCCCATCTACCCGGAGCTCGAGATTCTTCGCCTCAGCTTCGGCCTGACGAAGATGCGCGAGGAGCTGGGCTCCAACCACCCGTTCGTCAAGAAGGTGCTGGGCAAGGAGTCCCCCGACAAGATGGCGGCCCGGCTGGTGAAGGGCTCCAAGCTGTGCGTGCTGAAGGACGTGAAGGGCTCGAAGGTGTGTGACGTGTCCGTCCGCAAGAGCCTGTTCGACGGCGGCAAGGCGGCCATCGCGGCCTCCAAGGACCCGATGATCCAGCTGGCGATCCTGGTGGACGGCGACGCCCGCGCCATCCGCAAGCACGTCGAGGAGAACATCGACGCGGTCATCAAGAAGAACTCGGAGCTGGTGGCCCAGGCCAAGTTCGACACCTACGGCACCAACCAGTACCCGGATGCGACGTTCACCCTGCGCCTGTCCTACGGCTCGGTGAAGGGCTACATGGAGGACGGCAAGCAGGTGGCGCCCATCACCCAGATGGCGGGCGCGTTCGAGCACGCCACGGGCGAGGACCCCTTCGCGCTGCCTCCGTCCTGGCTGAAGTCTGAGAAGCACATCGACGGCACGACGGCCATGAACATGGTCACCACCAACGACATCATCGGTGGCAACTCCGGCTCTCCGGTCATCAACAAGGACGCGGAGATCGTCGGCCTGGTGTTCGACGGCAACATCCAGTCGCTGGGCGGCGAGTACGGCTTCGATGAGTCCTCGAACCGCGCGGTGTCCGTGCACAGCGACGCCATCATCGAGTCGCTGAAGAAGATCTACGGCGCCACCCGCGTCCTCGAGGAGCTGCGTCCTGGCAGCACCAAGGTCCCCCCGGCGAAGGCCAACCCGGCCGGGTGA
- a CDS encoding DUF3014 domain-containing protein — protein MSDPTPTDPTPNLEEAPRSGSTGKFVAMGLVVAAVAGGAAYLGLRSAPEMPPAVVEAPKVEDAGAPAAPATPEASLPESDGRVRELASRMSEAEELSKWLQEKDLVRRVTAAVNNVAAGDSPRMVLGFLRPAEAFQVVEAKDKTLTIDPKSHARYDLVARVVDTFDAQVAGSMYRDLKPLIDQAHREIAPPGQAFDSTFSRAIHHLLLVPVPEGALEVRPHGGFYVYVSPELEGLSAAQKHLLRMGPQNIRLIQAKLRELQTALGLPPVAARE, from the coding sequence ATGAGCGACCCGACCCCGACGGACCCGACGCCGAACCTCGAGGAGGCTCCCAGGAGCGGCTCGACGGGAAAGTTCGTCGCGATGGGACTGGTGGTCGCCGCGGTGGCCGGAGGGGCCGCGTACCTGGGCTTGCGGAGCGCGCCCGAGATGCCTCCCGCGGTCGTGGAGGCTCCGAAGGTCGAGGACGCGGGTGCTCCCGCGGCACCGGCGACGCCCGAGGCGTCCTTGCCGGAGAGCGATGGTCGGGTCCGGGAGCTGGCGAGCCGGATGTCCGAGGCCGAAGAGCTCTCGAAGTGGCTTCAGGAGAAGGACCTGGTTCGCCGTGTGACGGCGGCCGTGAACAACGTCGCGGCTGGAGACAGTCCGCGGATGGTGCTCGGGTTCCTGCGGCCAGCCGAGGCATTCCAGGTGGTCGAGGCGAAGGACAAGACGCTGACCATCGACCCGAAGAGCCATGCCCGGTACGACCTGGTGGCGCGGGTGGTCGATACGTTCGACGCCCAGGTCGCCGGGAGCATGTACCGCGACCTCAAGCCGCTCATCGACCAGGCGCACCGAGAGATCGCGCCCCCTGGGCAGGCATTCGATTCGACGTTCAGCCGCGCCATCCATCACTTGCTGTTGGTCCCGGTACCGGAGGGCGCGCTGGAGGTCCGGCCACACGGGGGCTTCTACGTCTACGTGTCGCCGGAGCTCGAGGGCCTGAGCGCGGCGCAGAAGCATCTGCTGCGGATGGGACCCCAGAACATCCGACTCATCCAGGCGAAGCTGAGGGAGCTCCAGACGGCGCTCGGCCTGCCGCCGGTGGCGGCGCGCGAATAG
- a CDS encoding ribonuclease H-like domain-containing protein: protein MLQRTFQHIPGVGPWREKDLWARGFKTWDDFPAAGEGIAITRKTDDIARERLALGREALERRDLRRLAELIPPREHWRLYPEFHQDAVYFDIETDGREAQAPTVVSLFDASGLHVFIQGRNMDALPEAMAARRLWVTFNGSTFDVPVLRNYFGPGRFPVPDAHIDLRFVTRRLGMGGGLKEIEGKIGAERPPHMKGVNGFDAVLLWRAYTRRGDVEALRFLVEYNLYDSFQLRTLMDVAYNRGADDLNQDVPRLPVFERGDVLYDVSRILLELSPTERDLQTLARVRAEEQLP, encoded by the coding sequence ATGCTGCAGCGGACGTTCCAGCACATCCCCGGCGTGGGCCCCTGGCGCGAGAAGGACCTCTGGGCGCGGGGCTTCAAGACGTGGGACGACTTTCCGGCGGCCGGTGAAGGCATCGCCATCACCCGGAAGACGGATGACATCGCGCGGGAGCGGCTCGCGCTCGGGCGGGAGGCGCTGGAGCGCCGGGACCTGCGGCGGCTCGCGGAGCTGATTCCTCCGCGTGAGCACTGGCGGCTCTACCCGGAGTTCCATCAGGACGCCGTCTACTTCGACATCGAGACGGATGGCCGCGAGGCGCAGGCGCCCACGGTGGTGAGCCTGTTCGATGCCTCGGGGCTGCACGTGTTCATCCAGGGGCGGAACATGGATGCCCTGCCGGAGGCCATGGCGGCCCGCCGACTGTGGGTGACCTTCAACGGCTCCACGTTCGATGTGCCCGTGCTGCGGAACTACTTCGGGCCCGGACGCTTCCCGGTGCCGGATGCGCATATCGATCTGCGCTTCGTTACGCGGCGGCTGGGCATGGGCGGGGGCCTGAAGGAGATTGAAGGCAAGATTGGCGCGGAGCGCCCGCCGCACATGAAGGGCGTCAACGGCTTCGACGCGGTGCTGCTGTGGCGGGCCTACACGCGGCGCGGTGACGTGGAGGCGCTGCGGTTCCTGGTGGAGTACAACCTGTACGACTCGTTCCAGCTCCGCACGCTGATGGACGTGGCCTACAACCGGGGCGCGGACGACCTGAACCAGGATGTGCCTCGGCTGCCCGTCTTCGAGCGCGGGGATGTCCTGTACGACGTGAGCCGCATCCTCCTGGAGCTGAGCCCCACCGAGCGGGATTTGCAGACGCTCGCGCGCGTTCGTGCGGAAGAGCAGCTTCCCTGA
- a CDS encoding (deoxy)nucleoside triphosphate pyrophosphohydrolase: protein MTAVATRTVRVVAALIPGPHDGQRFLVQQRLPGGSRALLWEFPGGKVEAGETDEAALARECREELDVELSVGRRLWENRHTYPDLTVELVLYGARLVSGEPKPLGAHALAFKTPAEMQSLPFCEADIPLLDDLVAGRLGTLD from the coding sequence GTGACGGCGGTGGCGACCCGGACGGTCCGCGTGGTGGCGGCGCTGATTCCAGGTCCTCACGACGGCCAGCGCTTCCTGGTGCAGCAGCGGCTTCCGGGTGGAAGCCGCGCGCTCCTGTGGGAGTTCCCCGGTGGCAAGGTGGAGGCCGGCGAGACGGACGAGGCCGCGCTTGCCCGGGAGTGCCGCGAGGAGCTGGACGTGGAGCTCTCCGTGGGACGGCGGCTGTGGGAGAACCGTCACACGTATCCGGACCTGACGGTGGAGCTGGTGCTCTACGGCGCGCGGCTGGTGTCGGGTGAGCCCAAGCCCCTGGGGGCCCATGCGCTGGCGTTCAAGACGCCAGCCGAGATGCAGTCACTGCCGTTCTGCGAGGCGGACATTCCGCTCCTGGACGACCTGGTGGCGGGAAGGCTGGGCACGCTCGATTGA
- a CDS encoding PQQ-binding-like beta-propeller repeat protein — protein MRKQLVSWRHWLGSAVAVGLLSGCSSLPRYGNPELPRTELAPPLDYFSVNWWAPLVAPTLLEYAPREVATPAFDARSKTVIAATRDGVIRGVGPDGQVKWSKNTSTRFAAGATVHDGVAFVPGGDGILYALDAATGEQKWQYAAGESLATVPVVSEGLVLVASESDTLFAVKAADGVWAWQYRRDPPSGFTVRGASAPLVRNGNVYVGFSDGYIVSLSMKDGSANWEKSLSGAGNEFLDVDTTPAMDEHGQLYVASYKNGIYALSGDTGDVVWTNAVSGMTSLLARGQMLFVVGDGRVDAYLAEDGRLLWSHRLGERAGFTPVFAKGMLLVPNQRSLLFLDPKTGQSRVAWNPGAGVSAAPFVAGSQLFVLSNNGCLYSLDFNGLKG, from the coding sequence ATGAGGAAGCAGCTCGTGAGCTGGAGGCATTGGCTGGGGAGCGCCGTGGCGGTCGGTCTCCTGAGCGGTTGCAGTTCCCTGCCGCGCTACGGCAATCCGGAGCTGCCTCGCACGGAGCTGGCGCCGCCGCTGGACTACTTCTCGGTGAACTGGTGGGCGCCGCTCGTGGCACCCACCCTCCTGGAGTATGCCCCTCGCGAGGTCGCCACTCCGGCGTTCGACGCGCGCAGCAAGACGGTCATCGCCGCCACGCGGGATGGTGTCATCCGCGGTGTGGGGCCGGACGGCCAGGTCAAGTGGTCGAAGAACACGAGCACCCGCTTCGCGGCGGGAGCCACGGTTCATGACGGCGTGGCCTTCGTTCCGGGCGGCGACGGCATCCTGTACGCGCTGGACGCCGCGACGGGCGAGCAGAAGTGGCAGTACGCGGCCGGCGAGTCGCTGGCCACGGTGCCGGTGGTGTCCGAGGGCCTGGTGCTGGTGGCCTCGGAGAGCGACACCCTGTTCGCGGTGAAGGCCGCGGATGGCGTCTGGGCCTGGCAGTACCGGAGGGATCCTCCGTCGGGCTTCACGGTGCGAGGCGCGTCGGCGCCGCTGGTGCGCAACGGGAATGTCTACGTCGGTTTCTCCGACGGCTACATCGTCTCCCTGAGCATGAAGGACGGCTCGGCGAACTGGGAGAAGTCGCTCTCGGGCGCCGGCAACGAGTTCCTGGACGTGGACACCACGCCCGCGATGGACGAGCACGGGCAGCTCTACGTGGCGTCCTACAAGAACGGCATCTACGCGCTCAGCGGGGATACGGGCGACGTGGTCTGGACGAACGCCGTCAGCGGCATGACGTCGCTGCTGGCGCGCGGGCAGATGCTCTTCGTCGTGGGGGATGGCCGGGTGGATGCCTATCTGGCCGAGGACGGACGGCTCCTCTGGTCGCACCGCCTGGGCGAAAGAGCGGGCTTCACCCCGGTGTTCGCCAAGGGAATGTTGCTCGTGCCCAACCAGCGCTCGCTGCTGTTCCTGGACCCGAAGACGGGCCAGTCGCGCGTGGCGTGGAACCCGGGCGCGGGTGTCTCGGCGGCGCCCTTCGTGGCGGGCTCGCAGCTGTTCGTGCTCTCCAACAACGGCTGCCTGTACTCGCTGGACTTCAACGGGCTGAAGGGGTGA
- a CDS encoding tetratricopeptide repeat protein, whose translation MAGTKTEKIRQQELRQPDTFQKVGADARDWLIQRQKLIGVGVAVIIVGGIGVAIASEVSKRGEVKASQALGQALAILDRGVEGVQPAQPGDTDAPFKNLKERDEALVTALTDFRKEHAGTRSATTAGLSLGEAQFRLGKFADAQATFTGFLKNAAANDPLRAGALEGQGYAFEAEKKFDEAIKSFEQMATAGGGEFLVGMGAYHKGRMLIAQDKKEEAAAVLQKVSTDHPNTAAARLSSERLAVLASQGVKIPTLVQAAPDAGTDAG comes from the coding sequence GTGGCTGGAACCAAGACCGAGAAGATTCGCCAGCAGGAACTTCGTCAGCCGGACACCTTCCAGAAGGTTGGCGCCGACGCGCGCGACTGGCTCATCCAGCGTCAGAAGCTCATCGGTGTCGGCGTGGCCGTCATCATCGTGGGCGGCATCGGCGTGGCCATCGCCAGCGAGGTGTCCAAGCGTGGTGAGGTGAAGGCCTCCCAGGCCCTGGGCCAGGCGCTCGCCATCCTGGATCGCGGCGTGGAGGGCGTGCAGCCCGCGCAGCCCGGTGACACGGATGCGCCCTTCAAGAACCTGAAGGAGCGCGATGAGGCACTGGTGACGGCGCTGACCGACTTCCGCAAGGAGCACGCGGGCACCCGCTCCGCGACCACCGCGGGCCTGTCGCTGGGCGAGGCCCAGTTCCGCCTGGGCAAGTTCGCGGACGCGCAGGCCACGTTCACCGGCTTCCTGAAGAATGCCGCGGCGAACGACCCCCTCCGCGCGGGCGCGCTCGAGGGTCAGGGCTACGCCTTCGAGGCGGAGAAGAAGTTCGACGAGGCCATCAAGTCCTTCGAGCAGATGGCCACGGCCGGTGGCGGCGAGTTCCTGGTTGGCATGGGCGCGTACCACAAGGGCCGGATGCTCATCGCCCAGGACAAGAAGGAAGAGGCCGCTGCGGTCCTGCAGAAGGTGTCGACGGACCACCCGAACACGGCGGCGGCGCGGCTCTCCAGCGAGCGGCTGGCGGTGCTGGCCTCGCAGGGTGTGAAGATTCCGACTCTGGTGCAGGCCGCGCCGGACGCTGGCACGGACGCGGGGTAG
- the der gene encoding ribosome biogenesis GTPase Der: MKPLVAIVGRPNVGKSTLFNRLIGRRLALVEDMPGVTRDRHYADAEWGGRSFTFIDTGGFVPGEKDSLLQQVREQAQLAVEECDVIVFVTDGREGVTPADESVASYLRKSGKPVIVAANKLDNTTGTMQSLAADFYKLGLGEVQPLSAEHGLGVNGLFDEVVEKLPPKQEGEGDTAPPDDGIIRMAIIGRPNVGKSTLVNAILKEKRVVASDVPGTTRDPVDSPLTYKDRKLLLTDTAGIRRKKTIAHQVEKYSVVAALKVMERSDVAVLLMDATEPAVDQDAKLAGLAEERGRALVIVVNKWDLVDTDARRQDAYRESLKHALKFVGYAPIIFTSALTGSKVEKVVDVAVELAEQFRFRAPTPQLNRLLEHMVDNHPAPIVKGKPLRLYYIAQVAAAPPTFTVTCNHPEGVPDMYKRYITNQLRKTFDLRVPIRLIFRARPGQAKRAARKKPHLQGKH, encoded by the coding sequence ATGAAGCCGCTGGTCGCGATTGTGGGACGCCCCAACGTGGGCAAGAGCACGCTGTTCAACCGTCTCATCGGCCGGCGCCTCGCGTTGGTGGAGGACATGCCCGGTGTGACGAGAGACCGCCACTACGCCGACGCGGAGTGGGGAGGGCGCTCGTTCACCTTCATCGACACGGGCGGCTTCGTCCCGGGCGAGAAGGACTCCTTGCTCCAGCAGGTGCGGGAGCAGGCGCAGCTCGCCGTGGAGGAGTGCGACGTCATCGTTTTCGTCACCGACGGCCGCGAGGGCGTGACGCCCGCGGACGAGTCGGTGGCCAGCTACCTGCGCAAGAGCGGCAAGCCGGTGATTGTCGCGGCCAACAAGCTGGACAACACGACGGGCACGATGCAGTCGCTGGCCGCGGACTTCTACAAGCTGGGCCTGGGCGAGGTGCAGCCCCTGTCCGCCGAGCATGGCCTGGGCGTCAACGGCCTGTTCGACGAGGTCGTGGAGAAGCTGCCGCCGAAGCAGGAAGGCGAGGGCGACACGGCGCCTCCGGATGACGGCATCATCCGCATGGCCATCATCGGCCGTCCGAACGTGGGCAAGAGCACGCTGGTCAACGCGATCCTCAAGGAGAAGCGCGTGGTGGCCAGCGACGTGCCGGGGACGACGCGAGACCCGGTGGACTCGCCGCTGACGTACAAGGACCGCAAGCTCCTGCTCACGGACACCGCGGGCATCCGGCGCAAGAAGACGATCGCCCACCAGGTGGAGAAGTACTCGGTGGTGGCGGCGCTCAAGGTGATGGAGCGCAGCGACGTGGCGGTGCTGCTGATGGACGCCACGGAGCCGGCGGTGGACCAGGACGCGAAGCTGGCGGGCCTGGCCGAGGAGCGCGGCCGCGCGCTGGTCATCGTGGTGAACAAGTGGGACCTGGTGGACACCGACGCGCGCCGTCAGGACGCGTATCGCGAGTCCCTCAAGCACGCGCTGAAGTTCGTGGGCTATGCGCCCATCATCTTCACGTCCGCGCTGACGGGGTCCAAGGTGGAGAAGGTGGTGGACGTGGCGGTGGAGCTGGCGGAGCAGTTCCGGTTCCGGGCCCCCACGCCGCAGCTCAACCGGCTGTTGGAGCACATGGTGGACAACCACCCGGCGCCCATCGTGAAGGGCAAGCCCCTGCGGCTGTACTACATCGCCCAGGTGGCCGCGGCGCCGCCGACCTTCACGGTGACGTGCAACCATCCGGAAGGCGTTCCGGACATGTACAAGCGGTACATCACCAACCAGCTCCGCAAGACGTTCGACCTGCGAGTCCCCATCCGGCTCATCTTCCGGGCGCGCCCCGGGCAGGCCAAGCGCGCGGCTCGCAAGAAGCCACACCTTCAGGGGAAGCACTGA
- the era gene encoding GTPase Era: MASPKNHRSGFAALIGRPNVGKSTLLNALTGEKIAIVSGKPQTTRNRILGVVTRPEGQVAFIDTPGIHQAKGELNRYMVETALQAAEEVDLVLFLIEPPAGEKPEVSPGNRTILERLQKLGKPTFLVINKIDSLPKAALLPLIDLYRTEFPFAEVVPISAREKDGVDRLFQAVLDHLPEGERIFDEDMLTDQQERTLVGEYIREQVLRHCRQEIPYSTAVLVDIFDESEREPRPGTPPGQLGGLIRIAASIYVERDSQKAIIIGKQGQMLKTIGTDARKSVQRLLGAHVYLDLRVRVEPRWSERPESLKKLGYD; encoded by the coding sequence ATGGCCTCTCCCAAGAACCACCGCAGCGGCTTCGCCGCGCTCATCGGACGACCCAACGTGGGCAAGAGCACCCTGCTCAACGCGCTCACCGGTGAGAAGATCGCCATCGTCTCTGGCAAGCCACAGACGACCCGCAACCGCATCCTCGGCGTGGTGACCCGCCCCGAGGGGCAGGTTGCTTTCATCGACACTCCCGGCATCCACCAGGCCAAGGGGGAGCTCAACCGCTACATGGTGGAGACGGCGCTCCAGGCCGCCGAGGAGGTGGACCTGGTCCTCTTCCTCATCGAGCCGCCCGCGGGTGAGAAGCCCGAGGTGAGCCCCGGCAACCGCACCATCCTCGAGCGGCTCCAAAAGCTGGGCAAGCCCACCTTCCTGGTCATCAACAAGATCGACTCGCTGCCCAAGGCGGCGCTGCTGCCGCTCATCGACCTGTACCGCACGGAGTTCCCGTTCGCGGAGGTGGTCCCCATCTCCGCGCGGGAGAAGGACGGCGTGGACCGCCTGTTCCAGGCGGTGCTGGACCACCTGCCGGAAGGCGAGCGCATCTTCGACGAGGACATGCTCACGGACCAGCAGGAGCGCACGCTCGTCGGTGAGTACATCCGCGAGCAGGTGCTGCGGCACTGCCGGCAGGAGATTCCGTACTCGACGGCCGTCCTGGTGGACATCTTCGACGAGTCGGAGCGGGAGCCCCGCCCCGGGACGCCGCCCGGGCAGCTGGGGGGCCTCATCCGCATCGCCGCCTCCATCTACGTGGAGCGCGACAGCCAGAAGGCCATCATCATTGGCAAGCAGGGGCAGATGCTGAAGACGATTGGCACGGACGCGCGCAAGTCCGTGCAGCGCCTCTTGGGCGCGCACGTCTACCTGGACCTGCGCGTCCGCGTGGAGCCGCGTTGGAGCGAGCGCCCCGAGAGCCTCAAGAAGCTGGGATACGACTGA